The segment ATATGATAtaaatagtttattttttccgAACCCCCACCCCctgctggttacgtaatatttaACCGAGACCCAAATCCAGGCATAAACATGGGAACAATTCTATACCTAACCGTTGGCATCTATATTCACCACTCACAGCCAGGCGTTACGTTTCTGTCGCAaaagaaatgtcaaaacaaAAGTGATCAAAGCAAAGTGCAGCGAAGGAGGAAATTCTGTGAAGAAAACTCTAATTTTCATTAGAATATAAGGAAAACCGGTGCGATGGCTGGATTAACTGATGTCGATAGGTGAGTACATGTGAAGTATTAGCGAAAATACCGCATGCATGTATTTCGCATTTTGAAATCTTCCTGATGATAAGACCAGAGCTCTTGTATGAAACCCTTATTTCCTTCCGCAattaaatagtttaaatttgtttgtaGCCCTTTCGTGAAAACGGAAAAAGCGTGCAAAATATGCAGCTCTTCAGAGGGAGATATGGAATCGATATTCTGCGATGCAAACGACACTAAAATGCTCAATAAAATCTATAAATGCACCCGAGTTGAGGTAAGGAAGCGCAACCTGCAGTATGGATAGATCAGGCATTTATTTACGCGTTACGCTGTAAGGTATATAGGAGTTATAAATGGTGTGAATGTGAAAGCAGGGACGATATATTACAAGGTGGTTACTTGAACCTAATTCATTTATCAGACTTTTAAATTGAACGCgctaaaaaaatcgaatttcttCACTTTTGCTAGCCAGCATCTTGTTATTAAAAAGGCTAGTTTAAAATTTCGTTGGCCATCTGACCTGCACCATAATAAAGGTCAAAGTCAGAACGACGAACGTGTTACTCCCCTACGCACATGTTGAGATGAAATGAATAAAATGTTAGCCGATTCTGCTGATGCGAAAACCATCTAACTCGAGCGTTTGCACATGTGCTCGATTATTAACGAATATGTTTATTCAATCCTGGATGGAAtttgatgaattttatctgtcagataggaacAAATGAGCACAAAAAATCCCGTTTCAACTCGGATTCAATTAGCAAGTTCGCTAGAGCTACTTAATTGAAAATGAACTCGGATAGATTACCCGAACGGGCTATCATTCATATTAGCGGGGTTTCATGGTAGAACTAATTATGCACCGTTATTCACAGGTAACACCAGTATGCGGTCTAATTTCGCCGATTTGCGTAACCTGCCGGCAACGGATCGATGCATTCGATGAAAACGCCAAACCCAAAGTAGTTGAGTTTGTCATTAAGAACGAAACCGACCAGGAAGGGTTGGAATATGATCCGTTCAGTTTTCAGGACCCGATGGCGTTCGGCGAACAGGAAACTGATATATTTGAAGATCTTTCCGCCAAACTCGAGGTTCGACTCGATGAAGAGTCGGCTAAATCAAAAGACGAACCTCCAGTTAAAGAAgacaagaaaaagaaggaaagggTTACACGAAAATCTAGGAAAAATGCAGAAGAAACGCCTCAGAAAACAGAAGTTGTAGTGGTTGAAAATACTTTTCTGATCGAAGAAATCAAggaaaatgaaaaggaaaacGTGCCGAAAACACGAATAAGCCGTAAAGCTAAAGAGAAACCTCCTCCGAAACCCGCTTCCGGTGAAGAATCCAGTGACTTCGAATGGGAAGGAGGTGATGATTTCGACGATGCAAATGACGAGAAATTCGGCAGCAGTAGTTCAGAAGATGAAAAGCCTTTAAAGAAGCGAAAGGAAGTACGCAAGCCAACATTGACAAAATCTGGGAAACGTCGCGGCCGGCCGCCAAAACCACGCGTTGAGGGTAAAGATCAAAAGATTCCGGAAGAGTGTAAGATATGTGGTAGAGTGGTGACATACATGCGAGAACACATGAGACAACATAAAATAGATAAGCAGCACAAATGTCCGTACTGTGATCGAATGTTCGTTCAAGGCAACAACCTGAAGTACCACATTCGAAAGCATCTGGGTGAAAAACCGTTCTCCTGCAATTTATGTGATAGGTCGTTTTACTGTGCTCCACATTTGAAATCCCATATGGCAAGTTTATgatgcactcttaaatgattctacccgtaaataggtcggatttagctaaagctaggttgaaaccgaaattttcaaagcggaaaccgttgaatgtataaacaacgtcgatggttgctaaccaatcgttccgcgcacttctgttctacaaactgtgaaaactagatcacctattttaactcaccttggttgaaactacttaaaatgtccttaaagtgtacaaactcaaattttggttaaaaattcaaccaattttcgcTACTTACTACCGATAATGGAATTATTTTCTAttacaaataacgcactttcaagTTCTCACTACGaattttttggtaaaaaaactactc is part of the Sabethes cyaneus chromosome 2, idSabCyanKW18_F2, whole genome shotgun sequence genome and harbors:
- the LOC128736501 gene encoding zinc finger protein 391-like, with product MAGLTDVDSPFVKTEKACKICSSSEGDMESIFCDANDTKMLNKIYKCTRVEVTPVCGLISPICVTCRQRIDAFDENAKPKVVEFVIKNETDQEGLEYDPFSFQDPMAFGEQETDIFEDLSAKLEVRLDEESAKSKDEPPVKEDKKKKERVTRKSRKNAEETPQKTEVVVVENTFLIEEIKENEKENVPKTRISRKAKEKPPPKPASGEESSDFEWEGGDDFDDANDEKFGSSSSEDEKPLKKRKEVRKPTLTKSGKRRGRPPKPRVEGKDQKIPEECKICGRVVTYMREHMRQHKIDKQHKCPYCDRMFVQGNNLKYHIRKHLGEKPFSCNLCDRSFYCAPHLKSHMKVHGPQGLFQCDKCPKTFNQEGNLKKHIRVHTGEKPYKCIKCNKAFNSTSNLKNHQRLHSDERAFTCEHCAKSFVDIHHLQRHVRVHTGHRPYICHVCYHAFNCQIGIREHLKTHIGDVKSRTSSQPMPVQEVN